In Streptomyces sp. NBC_01707, a genomic segment contains:
- a CDS encoding RNA polymerase sigma-70 factor, with product MTTDTVTDVFEEHRPVLTGVAYRMLGRIADAEDVVQEAWLRWSSASREDVREPRAFLVRITTRLAVDRLRQLQSRREAYVGPWLPEPLVTDFGPAVPDTAEQAVLADSVSVAVLVVLESLSPLERAVFVLREAFGFPYGEIATTLDRTEAAVRQLAGRARRHVEERKPRYDVDPAQRRDLTERFLAAAAGGDIEELLALLAPDVRLVGDSGGKSKAPLRIIESQDKVGRFLMAVAHVPPSGMEIRFLELNGGPALLVLLDGKPDSVFQIDIRDGVIQCVYVVRNPDKLVSLDVEEPS from the coding sequence GTGACCACCGACACCGTGACCGACGTCTTCGAAGAACACCGGCCCGTCCTCACCGGGGTCGCCTACCGCATGCTCGGCCGGATCGCCGACGCCGAGGACGTGGTGCAGGAGGCGTGGCTGCGCTGGTCGTCCGCATCGCGCGAGGACGTACGGGAGCCGCGGGCTTTTCTCGTGCGGATCACCACCCGCCTCGCCGTCGACCGGCTGCGGCAGTTGCAGTCGCGGCGCGAGGCGTACGTCGGACCCTGGCTGCCCGAACCGCTCGTCACCGACTTCGGACCCGCTGTTCCCGACACCGCCGAGCAGGCTGTCCTCGCCGACTCCGTATCGGTCGCCGTGCTCGTCGTCCTCGAATCGCTCTCCCCGCTGGAGCGCGCGGTCTTCGTCCTGCGCGAGGCCTTCGGCTTCCCCTACGGGGAGATCGCCACGACCCTCGACCGGACCGAGGCTGCGGTACGCCAGCTCGCCGGGCGTGCCCGGCGGCATGTGGAGGAGCGCAAGCCGCGTTACGACGTCGACCCGGCCCAGCGCCGTGACCTCACGGAACGGTTTCTCGCCGCGGCGGCGGGCGGCGACATCGAGGAGCTGCTGGCGCTGCTCGCGCCCGATGTGCGGCTGGTCGGCGACAGCGGCGGGAAGTCGAAGGCGCCGCTGCGGATCATCGAGAGTCAGGACAAGGTCGGCCGCTTCCTCATGGCCGTCGCCCACGTCCCGCCTTCGGGCATGGAGATCCGATTCCTGGAACTCAACGGCGGTCCGGCCCTGCTGGTACTTTTGGACGGAAAGCCCGATTCGGTCTTCCAGATCGACATCAGGGACGGTGTCATTCAGTGCGTATATGTCGTCCGAAATCCTGACAAGCTCGTCAGCTTGGACGTCGAAGAGCCTTCCTGA
- a CDS encoding ATP-binding cassette domain-containing protein, whose protein sequence is MTSIDVHELTKEYGATRAVDRLTFSVRPGRVTGFLGPNGAGKSTTMRLVLGLDRPTGGTATIGGRAYTTLDDPLRRVGALLDAQAAHGSRTARNHLLALATSNRIAPTRVEEVLEEAGLGQVGGHRIKTFSLGMRQRLGIAAALLGDPEVVMLDEPSNGLDPEGIVWIRELMKRLASEGRTVLVSSHLMNETSSFADHLVVLGRGRLLVDLPMQDFLDSRSRPRVLVRTTESSRLRDVLTRKGYALSQSVDGRWTVEGARAAEIGRIAAFEGIPILELADEQASLEQAYLDLTADAAEFASAAASPTTRQEV, encoded by the coding sequence ATGACCAGCATCGACGTCCATGAGCTCACCAAGGAATACGGGGCCACTCGCGCCGTGGACCGCCTCACGTTCAGCGTGCGACCCGGCCGGGTCACCGGCTTCCTCGGCCCCAACGGCGCCGGCAAGTCCACGACCATGAGACTTGTCCTCGGCCTGGACCGGCCGACGGGCGGCACGGCCACCATCGGTGGCCGGGCCTACACCACGCTCGACGATCCGCTGCGCCGGGTGGGCGCTCTGCTCGACGCCCAGGCCGCCCACGGCTCGCGGACCGCGCGGAACCATCTGCTGGCTCTCGCCACCAGTAACCGCATAGCTCCCACCAGGGTCGAAGAGGTGCTGGAGGAGGCGGGGCTCGGCCAGGTCGGTGGTCATCGGATCAAGACGTTCTCGCTCGGCATGCGACAGCGTCTCGGTATCGCGGCCGCATTGCTCGGGGACCCGGAAGTCGTGATGCTGGACGAACCGTCGAACGGGCTGGACCCGGAAGGCATCGTCTGGATCCGCGAACTGATGAAGCGGCTGGCCAGCGAGGGCCGCACGGTTCTGGTCTCCAGCCACCTGATGAACGAGACGTCGTCGTTCGCCGACCACCTGGTGGTCCTCGGCAGGGGCAGACTCCTCGTGGACCTGCCGATGCAGGACTTCCTCGACTCCCGCAGCCGCCCGCGCGTGCTCGTACGCACGACCGAGTCCAGCCGACTCCGTGACGTGCTGACCCGCAAGGGATACGCGTTGTCGCAGAGCGTCGACGGGCGCTGGACCGTCGAAGGGGCCAGGGCGGCGGAGATCGGGCGCATAGCCGCCTTCGAAGGTATCCCCATTCTTGAACTCGCGGATGAGCAGGCCAGCTTGGAGCAGGCGTATCTCGATCTCACGGCCGACGCTGCGGAATTCGCGTCCGCAGCGGCATCACCCACCACTCGTCAGGAGGTCTGA
- a CDS encoding sensor histidine kinase: protein MRRFLRPLTDSVTYTRWLHLLIPTAVVSVWLFISPDRPWAPMVFAVPVGLLPAVRLAEGVQAQLLLTPDERGSPDASISATSAVTWADRWRTVAWLEVRLLLSVVATFATVWLPATAVDLVLTVTDAGPSGEWLLRWVEPHSWYILFVPLPLLVLLAFMVVCGKLVTAAARWLLSQSPVERLTALEERTEQLLERNRIARELHDSIGHALTVAVVQAGAARAAKDPEFTERALAAIEETGRDALDDLERVLRVLRESDAPVSQRPTLAEADRLLESARGSGAKVDAEMSGPVELVPGPVSREGYRILQEALTNVLRHSGTVPVRVRITVAGGWLELEVANPLTESAGSPGGGSGLRGIRERAALLGGKAKTGPYDGEWRVHASLPLDRLG, encoded by the coding sequence ATGCGCCGCTTCCTCCGTCCGCTGACCGACTCCGTCACCTACACCCGCTGGCTGCATCTGCTCATTCCGACCGCCGTCGTCAGCGTGTGGCTGTTCATCTCCCCCGATAGACCGTGGGCGCCGATGGTCTTCGCCGTGCCGGTGGGACTGCTGCCCGCCGTGCGGCTCGCCGAGGGCGTCCAGGCGCAGTTGTTGCTCACGCCTGACGAGCGGGGCAGTCCGGACGCATCGATCTCTGCCACGTCCGCGGTGACCTGGGCGGACCGCTGGCGCACCGTGGCCTGGCTGGAAGTGCGGTTGTTGCTGTCCGTCGTGGCGACGTTCGCGACGGTGTGGCTGCCCGCTACGGCGGTTGATCTGGTGCTCACCGTGACCGATGCGGGCCCGAGCGGCGAATGGCTCCTGCGCTGGGTGGAGCCGCACTCGTGGTACATCCTGTTCGTGCCGTTGCCCCTGCTGGTGCTGCTGGCCTTCATGGTGGTGTGCGGCAAGCTGGTGACGGCCGCTGCGCGGTGGCTGCTCAGCCAGTCGCCGGTGGAGCGGCTGACCGCACTGGAGGAGCGCACCGAGCAGTTGCTGGAGCGCAATCGCATCGCACGCGAGCTGCACGACTCGATCGGGCATGCCTTGACGGTCGCGGTCGTCCAGGCGGGCGCGGCGCGGGCGGCGAAGGATCCTGAGTTCACCGAGCGGGCGCTGGCCGCGATCGAGGAGACGGGCCGGGATGCGCTGGACGATCTGGAGCGGGTGCTGCGGGTCCTGCGCGAGTCGGACGCACCGGTGAGTCAGCGGCCGACACTTGCAGAGGCGGACCGGCTGCTGGAGTCGGCGCGCGGTTCGGGGGCGAAGGTCGATGCCGAGATGTCCGGCCCGGTGGAGCTGGTGCCGGGCCCGGTGTCACGCGAGGGCTACCGGATCCTGCAGGAAGCCCTCACCAATGTGTTGCGCCACTCCGGGACCGTCCCCGTGCGGGTGCGCATCACGGTGGCGGGCGGTTGGCTCGAGCTGGAGGTGGCGAATCCACTCACCGAATCGGCAGGCTCGCCCGGGGGCGGAAGCGGACTGCGGGGCATACGGGAGCGGGCCGCGCTCCTGGGCGGAAAGGCCAAGACCGGTCCGTACGACGGTGAGTGGCGGGTGCACGCAAGCCTCCCGCTGGACCGCCTAGGCTGA
- a CDS encoding APC family permease, which translates to MGGAAGDGVNSGAGDNGLRRRLGLFDAVVIGLGSMIGAGVFAALAPAARAAGSGLLIGLAVAAVVAYCNATSSARLAARYPASGGTYVYGRERLGEFWGYLAGWTFVVGKTASCAAMALTVGAYAWPGQAHAVAVGAVVALTAVNCLGVQKSAWLTRVIVAVVLAVLAAVVTACLTGGVVQASRMAPGSDATVGGVLQAAGLLFFAFAGYARIATLGEEVREPARTIPRAVPVALGITLIVYAAVGMAVLSVLGPARLADATAPLAEAARAAGAPALVPVVRAGAVVAALGSLLALLLGVSRTTLAMARDRHLPHVLAAVHPRFGVPHRAEVAVGAVAALVAATGDVRGAIGFSSFGVLLYYAIANASALTLTPAEGRPLRAVPVLGLAGCLVLAVALPVPSVLAGAAVALLGAVAFGLRRGRTARS; encoded by the coding sequence ATGGGCGGTGCGGCCGGCGATGGTGTGAACAGCGGCGCGGGCGACAACGGACTGAGGCGTCGCCTGGGGCTATTCGACGCGGTGGTCATCGGCCTGGGCTCGATGATCGGAGCAGGTGTCTTCGCCGCGCTCGCTCCGGCCGCCCGCGCGGCCGGGTCGGGGCTCCTGATCGGTCTGGCGGTGGCCGCCGTCGTGGCGTACTGCAACGCCACGTCGTCGGCGCGGCTCGCGGCCCGCTATCCGGCCTCCGGCGGCACGTACGTCTACGGGCGTGAGCGTCTGGGCGAGTTCTGGGGCTACCTGGCGGGCTGGACTTTCGTCGTCGGAAAGACGGCCTCCTGCGCGGCCATGGCCCTGACCGTCGGCGCCTACGCCTGGCCCGGGCAGGCCCATGCGGTGGCGGTCGGCGCGGTGGTGGCGCTCACTGCCGTGAACTGCCTGGGGGTCCAGAAGTCCGCATGGCTGACCAGGGTCATCGTGGCCGTGGTCCTCGCGGTCCTCGCAGCCGTCGTCACCGCGTGCCTCACCGGCGGCGTCGTCCAGGCGTCCCGAATGGCACCGGGTTCCGACGCCACGGTGGGCGGAGTCCTGCAGGCCGCTGGGCTGCTGTTCTTCGCCTTCGCCGGATATGCCCGCATCGCCACGCTGGGCGAGGAGGTCCGGGAGCCGGCTCGCACGATCCCACGAGCCGTCCCCGTGGCTCTCGGGATCACACTGATCGTGTACGCGGCCGTCGGCATGGCGGTGCTGTCGGTACTCGGGCCCGCCCGGCTGGCCGATGCCACAGCACCACTGGCGGAGGCGGCCCGTGCCGCCGGCGCTCCCGCACTGGTGCCGGTGGTCCGCGCGGGTGCGGTGGTCGCCGCGCTCGGTTCGCTGCTCGCGCTGCTGCTCGGGGTCTCCCGTACGACGCTGGCGATGGCCCGCGACCGCCACCTGCCGCACGTCCTGGCCGCCGTCCATCCCCGTTTCGGCGTCCCGCACCGTGCCGAAGTCGCCGTGGGCGCCGTCGCCGCACTCGTCGCCGCCACCGGCGATGTCCGTGGCGCGATCGGGTTCTCCTCCTTCGGCGTACTGCTGTACTACGCCATCGCCAACGCGTCCGCCCTCACCCTCACACCGGCCGAGGGCCGCCCCTTGCGCGCGGTTCCGGTCCTCGGTCTGGCCGGCTGCCTGGTCCTCGCTGTCGCCCTTCCCGTGCCATCGGTGCTGGCGGGCGCAGCGGTGGCGCTGCTCGGTGCGGTTGCGTTCGGCCTCCGCAGGGGGCGGACCGCGCGTTCCTGA
- the mug gene encoding G/U mismatch-specific DNA glycosylase → MTPEELQAARDRTVPDVVAGGLRVLFCGINPSLMTGATGHHFARPGNRFWPVLHLSGFTPRQLKPSEQNELLDHGLGITNVVARATARADELAAEEFREGGVILAAKVERLRPQWLAVVGVTAYRTAFGDRRAQIGPQDRTIGGARVWALPNPSGLNAHWTARTMAEEYGRLRAAVGPTDSRRPG, encoded by the coding sequence ATGACACCCGAAGAGCTCCAGGCCGCCCGCGACCGCACCGTTCCCGATGTGGTCGCGGGCGGCCTGCGTGTGTTGTTCTGCGGAATCAACCCGAGCCTGATGACCGGCGCCACGGGGCATCATTTCGCGCGCCCCGGCAACCGCTTCTGGCCGGTGCTCCACCTGTCGGGTTTCACCCCCCGCCAGTTGAAGCCGTCGGAACAGAACGAGCTGCTGGACCACGGTCTGGGCATCACCAATGTGGTGGCCCGCGCCACGGCGCGCGCCGACGAACTGGCGGCCGAGGAGTTCCGCGAGGGCGGTGTCATCCTGGCGGCCAAGGTCGAGCGACTGCGACCGCAGTGGCTCGCCGTCGTGGGCGTCACGGCCTACCGGACCGCCTTCGGTGACCGACGCGCGCAGATCGGCCCGCAGGACCGGACGATCGGCGGTGCTCGGGTCTGGGCCCTGCCCAACCCCAGCGGTCTGAACGCCCATTGGACCGCTCGGACCATGGCCGAGGAGTACGGGCGACTGCGCGCGGCCGTCGGCCCTACCGACTCCCGTCGTCCGGGCTGA
- a CDS encoding alpha/beta fold hydrolase: MTSTVSFSVDSPRGPRTVSVAYERTGSGEPLLLLHGIGHHHQAWDPVLPALAPERDVIAVDLPGFGVSPGLPDGVPYDLGSVVPVLGAFCEALGVERPHVAGNSLGGLLALELGREKLVRSVTALSPAGFWTQSERRYAFATLRAMRQGALAMPMPLIEGLSRSAAGRAALTSTIYARPGRRSPEAVVSETVALREAAGFHETLAVGRSVAFTDDVPGLPVTVAWGSRDRLLLRRQGIRAKHTIPGARLVRLPGCGHVPMNDDPALVARVILDTSR; this comes from the coding sequence ATGACCAGCACGGTCTCGTTCAGCGTCGACTCACCCCGAGGTCCGCGGACCGTGTCCGTGGCGTACGAACGGACCGGTTCCGGAGAGCCGCTGTTGCTGCTCCACGGCATCGGACACCACCACCAGGCCTGGGATCCGGTGCTGCCCGCGCTGGCACCGGAGCGGGATGTCATAGCCGTGGATCTGCCCGGGTTCGGCGTCTCCCCGGGGCTCCCGGACGGTGTTCCGTACGACCTGGGGAGCGTGGTGCCGGTGCTCGGCGCGTTCTGTGAGGCGCTCGGCGTCGAACGGCCGCATGTCGCAGGGAACTCGCTCGGTGGACTGCTGGCACTGGAGCTGGGCCGCGAGAAGCTCGTACGGTCGGTGACGGCGCTGTCCCCCGCCGGTTTCTGGACACAGAGCGAGCGACGCTACGCGTTCGCGACGCTGCGGGCCATGCGACAGGGCGCACTCGCCATGCCGATGCCCTTGATCGAAGGGCTCTCGCGCAGCGCGGCCGGGCGTGCCGCGCTGACGAGCACCATCTACGCGCGACCCGGCCGCCGTTCACCCGAGGCGGTCGTCTCGGAGACCGTCGCCCTGCGCGAGGCGGCCGGATTCCACGAGACGCTCGCCGTCGGACGGAGTGTCGCGTTCACCGACGATGTGCCGGGGCTCCCGGTCACTGTCGCCTGGGGCAGTCGCGACCGTCTGCTGCTGCGCCGGCAGGGGATCAGGGCCAAGCACACCATCCCCGGTGCCCGGCTGGTGCGGCTGCCCGGCTGCGGGCACGTGCCGATGAACGACGATCCGGCGCTCGTGGCACGCGTCATCCTCGACACCAGTCGCTGA
- a CDS encoding ROK family transcriptional regulator has translation MGRLTGGDPSLLRRINSAVVLHALRGAHSPTLTDLTRITGLSRPTVEGVVEGLFEAGLVVEATPDEGEARRQGRPARRFRFRAEAGHLLGIEIGPHRVSALLSGLDGRIIGAGSREVSETACADDRLDRVRAVVADLLRRTGVARSSLRAVGVGSPGIVEADGTVRLGTALPDWTGLALGERLRRSFRCPVLVENDANAAAVAEHWKGAATESDDIVFVLAGLSPGAGSLIGGRLHRGFGGAAGEIGALHLLGREVTPEKLLSTTDTPLDPLDEQAVAAVFAQARHGDVRAMAAVDRFIQRLVHDVAALVLALDPELVVVGGWAAGLDGVLDPLRGELARYCLRPPRVALSLLGEAAVATGALRLALDHVEEQLFAVEGTVTARR, from the coding sequence GTGGGCCGGCTGACCGGTGGGGACCCGTCGCTGCTGCGACGGATCAATTCCGCGGTGGTGCTTCATGCTCTCAGGGGTGCCCACTCCCCCACGCTCACGGACCTGACCCGGATCACGGGTCTGTCCCGGCCCACGGTGGAAGGCGTCGTCGAGGGGCTCTTCGAGGCCGGGCTGGTCGTCGAAGCGACGCCCGACGAGGGTGAAGCCAGGCGTCAGGGCAGGCCGGCCCGCCGGTTCCGGTTCCGCGCGGAGGCGGGGCATCTGCTCGGCATCGAGATCGGTCCGCACCGCGTCTCCGCGCTGCTGTCCGGGCTGGACGGCCGGATCATCGGTGCCGGATCACGCGAGGTGTCGGAGACCGCCTGCGCCGATGACCGGCTCGATCGGGTCAGAGCCGTGGTCGCCGATCTCCTGCGGCGTACCGGGGTGGCCAGGAGCAGTCTGCGTGCGGTCGGAGTGGGCAGCCCGGGCATCGTGGAGGCCGACGGGACGGTACGGCTGGGCACCGCGCTGCCGGACTGGACCGGGCTCGCCCTCGGTGAGCGGCTGCGGCGCTCCTTCCGGTGTCCGGTCCTGGTGGAGAACGACGCCAATGCGGCCGCCGTGGCGGAGCACTGGAAGGGCGCGGCCACCGAGTCCGACGACATCGTGTTCGTCCTTGCCGGACTGAGTCCGGGAGCCGGTTCGCTGATCGGCGGGCGGCTGCACCGCGGTTTCGGTGGGGCGGCGGGTGAGATCGGCGCGCTGCATCTGCTGGGCCGCGAAGTCACTCCGGAGAAGCTGCTGTCGACGACGGACACGCCGCTGGACCCGTTGGACGAGCAGGCCGTCGCCGCGGTGTTCGCGCAGGCTCGCCACGGTGACGTGCGGGCGATGGCGGCGGTCGACCGGTTCATCCAGCGCCTGGTGCACGATGTGGCGGCTCTGGTGCTGGCGCTCGACCCGGAGCTGGTGGTCGTCGGCGGCTGGGCCGCGGGACTGGACGGCGTCCTTGATCCACTGCGGGGCGAACTGGCCCGGTACTGTCTCCGGCCGCCGCGGGTCGCGCTGTCACTGCTCGGCGAGGCGGCCGTGGCCACCGGCGCGCTGCGCCTGGCACTCGACCATGTCGAGGAGCAGCTGTTCGCGGTGGAGGGCACGGTGACGGCCCGCCGCTGA
- a CDS encoding ABC transporter permease gives MSTLAVLRSEWIKIRSVRSVAGSLTAVFLATLAVTVLAFATVGQAEADNPDADPVFGAFYALNFGQIAAISFGATALSSEYLNGALRVSLAAVPRRDLFYAAKMMLVGALALVVGLVTSFTAFLVGQLFMGKYAIGLGEPGALRAALGGGIYLALMALLAAGLTALLRSAVAVLSLLIPFILIVSFVVGDIAGGVAQYLPDRAGQLVLQQNPEGGLGPWTGLAVTAAWASAALLTGWWAMRRRDA, from the coding sequence ATGTCGACTCTCGCAGTGCTCCGGTCCGAGTGGATCAAGATCAGATCGGTTCGGTCCGTGGCCGGCTCCCTGACAGCGGTCTTTCTGGCGACACTCGCCGTCACTGTGCTCGCGTTCGCCACCGTCGGCCAGGCCGAGGCGGACAACCCGGATGCCGATCCGGTCTTCGGCGCCTTCTACGCGCTGAACTTCGGTCAGATCGCGGCCATCAGCTTCGGCGCGACCGCGCTGTCTTCGGAGTACCTGAACGGTGCCCTGCGGGTATCGCTTGCCGCGGTGCCGCGCCGTGACCTGTTCTATGCGGCCAAGATGATGCTCGTCGGTGCACTCGCCCTGGTCGTCGGGCTCGTCACCAGCTTCACCGCCTTTCTGGTGGGGCAGTTGTTCATGGGGAAGTACGCGATCGGTCTGGGGGAACCAGGAGCCCTGCGAGCTGCTCTCGGCGGAGGGATATATCTGGCCCTGATGGCCCTGCTCGCGGCCGGCCTGACGGCTTTGCTGCGCAGCGCTGTCGCCGTACTGAGTCTGCTCATCCCGTTCATTCTGATCGTCTCCTTCGTGGTCGGAGACATCGCGGGCGGCGTCGCGCAGTATCTGCCCGACCGGGCAGGGCAGTTGGTGCTGCAACAGAATCCGGAGGGGGGTCTCGGCCCGTGGACCGGTCTTGCGGTCACAGCGGCCTGGGCGAGCGCCGCGCTGCTGACAGGCTGGTGGGCGATGCGGCGCAGGGACGCCTGA
- a CDS encoding response regulator transcription factor gives MPVTVLLVDDEPLVRAGLRAVLEAQPDIKVVGEAADGAAVIPLVHKLRPDVVAMDVRMPLMDGIEATRVVLRTVSDPPKILVVTTFENDEYVYEALRAGADGFLLKRARPAEIVHAVRLVAEGESLLFPAAVRQLAAEYGTSKAKAVMKRASLTEREAAVLRLMARGLSNAEIAAKLVVGVETVKTHVSAVLAKLGARDRTQAVIAAYESGFVAPS, from the coding sequence ATGCCGGTTACCGTTCTTCTGGTCGACGACGAGCCTCTCGTACGCGCGGGGCTGCGCGCGGTCCTTGAGGCTCAGCCCGATATCAAGGTGGTGGGCGAGGCGGCCGACGGCGCAGCAGTGATCCCGCTGGTGCACAAGTTGCGCCCCGATGTGGTGGCGATGGATGTGCGGATGCCCTTGATGGACGGCATCGAGGCCACCCGGGTGGTGCTGCGCACGGTGTCGGATCCGCCGAAGATCCTGGTGGTGACGACGTTCGAGAACGATGAGTACGTGTACGAGGCGCTGCGCGCCGGGGCGGACGGCTTCCTGCTCAAGCGCGCCCGGCCCGCTGAGATCGTGCATGCGGTGCGCCTGGTCGCCGAGGGAGAGTCCTTGCTGTTCCCGGCCGCGGTCCGACAGCTCGCCGCCGAGTACGGGACGAGCAAGGCGAAGGCAGTCATGAAGCGCGCATCACTCACCGAGCGCGAGGCTGCGGTGCTCCGGTTGATGGCCCGGGGACTGTCGAATGCGGAGATCGCCGCCAAGCTCGTGGTCGGCGTCGAGACGGTGAAGACCCATGTCAGCGCGGTGCTGGCCAAGTTGGGGGCCAGGGATCGGACCCAGGCGGTGATCGCCGCGTACGAGTCCGGGTTCGTGGCTCCGAGCTGA
- a CDS encoding GntR family transcriptional regulator has product MGTTQLESVQEPKYWHLKTVLSEALDSDFAVGEILPNERELAARFGVARATLRQALEQLELEGRLQRRRGVGTTVAPPRLGVAVSTAQHDWSDGVAGEAWQAVDCTTAVAPAPVVAMLDVEGDEPVHIVRRIRVTQGQSVAAELLYVPSSSVPELSAIENPSGPARARSVVRELHRLGLDGQDRSVELGSARADDAKELDRLPGAPVLVVTTRYLAAGGTAAVSVATYRADTCRLTFGASGDLEISHPGQERKAS; this is encoded by the coding sequence GTGGGGACCACGCAGCTGGAATCGGTACAGGAGCCGAAGTACTGGCACCTCAAGACCGTGCTCAGTGAGGCACTCGACTCGGACTTTGCGGTGGGAGAGATCCTGCCCAACGAGCGTGAGCTCGCTGCCCGGTTCGGCGTCGCACGGGCCACGCTCCGGCAGGCTCTGGAGCAGCTCGAACTCGAAGGCAGGCTGCAGCGCCGCCGTGGCGTCGGGACCACCGTGGCACCGCCGCGCCTGGGTGTGGCCGTCTCGACCGCGCAGCACGACTGGTCCGACGGCGTTGCCGGCGAGGCCTGGCAGGCCGTCGACTGCACGACCGCCGTCGCACCCGCCCCGGTGGTCGCCATGCTCGACGTGGAGGGCGACGAGCCCGTGCACATCGTCCGCCGGATCCGGGTCACCCAGGGACAGTCCGTCGCGGCGGAGCTCCTGTACGTACCGTCGTCATCCGTGCCCGAACTGTCAGCGATCGAGAACCCGTCGGGTCCCGCCCGCGCCCGCAGTGTCGTGCGCGAACTGCACCGTCTCGGCCTGGACGGCCAGGACCGTTCGGTGGAGCTCGGTTCGGCCCGTGCGGACGACGCCAAGGAGCTCGACCGCCTCCCCGGGGCGCCCGTCCTCGTCGTCACCACCCGCTACCTCGCCGCGGGAGGCACGGCCGCCGTGTCCGTCGCCACCTACCGGGCCGACACCTGCCGGCTCACCTTCGGCGCCTCGGGCGACCTGGAAATCAGTCACCCCGGCCAGGAGCGCAAGGCTTCCTGA
- the purB gene encoding adenylosuccinate lyase — translation MTAVSAKPRIPNVLAGRYASTELAVLWSPEQKVKLERQLWLAVLRAQKDLGIEVPDAALADYERVLDQVDLASIAEREKVTRHDVKARIEEFNALAGHEQVHKGMTSRDLTENVEQLQIRLSLELMRDRTVAVLARLGRLAGEYSELVIAGRSHNVAAQATTLGKRFATAADELLVAYGRLEDLLGRYPLRGIKGPVGTAQDMLDLLGGDAAKLGELEQRIAGHLGFGQAFTSVGQVYPRSLDYDVVTALVQLAAAPSSVAKTIRLMAGHELVTEGFKPGQVGSSAMPHKMNTRSCERVNGLMVILRGYASMTGELAGDQWNEGDVSCSVVRRVALPDAFFAFDGLLETFLTVLDEFGAFPAVVARELDRYLPFLATTKVLMGAVRAGVGREVAHEAIKENAVASALAMREQGTERNQLLDKLAADDRIPLDRAQLDALMADKLSFTGAAADQVTALVARIEEITKQHPEAAGYTPGSIL, via the coding sequence GTGACTGCTGTGTCTGCGAAGCCTCGCATCCCCAATGTCCTGGCCGGCCGCTATGCCTCCACCGAGCTGGCTGTCCTCTGGTCCCCCGAGCAGAAGGTGAAGCTGGAGCGCCAGCTGTGGCTGGCGGTGCTGCGCGCTCAGAAGGACCTCGGGATCGAGGTGCCCGACGCCGCCCTCGCCGACTACGAGCGGGTCCTCGACCAGGTCGACCTGGCGTCCATCGCCGAGCGTGAGAAGGTCACCCGGCACGACGTGAAGGCACGGATCGAAGAGTTCAACGCTCTCGCCGGGCACGAGCAGGTCCACAAGGGCATGACGTCCCGCGACCTCACCGAGAACGTCGAGCAGCTGCAGATCCGGCTCTCGCTCGAGCTGATGCGTGACCGCACGGTGGCCGTCCTCGCCCGGCTCGGCAGGCTGGCCGGCGAGTACAGCGAGCTGGTCATCGCCGGTCGTTCCCACAATGTCGCCGCCCAGGCGACCACCCTCGGGAAGCGCTTCGCCACGGCCGCGGACGAGCTGCTCGTGGCGTACGGACGGCTCGAGGACCTGCTGGGCCGCTACCCGCTGCGCGGCATCAAGGGCCCCGTCGGCACGGCGCAGGACATGCTCGATCTGCTGGGCGGCGACGCCGCGAAGCTCGGCGAGCTGGAACAGCGCATCGCCGGCCACCTCGGCTTCGGTCAGGCCTTCACCTCGGTCGGTCAGGTCTACCCCCGCTCGCTCGACTACGATGTGGTGACCGCGCTGGTGCAGCTGGCCGCCGCGCCCTCGTCCGTCGCGAAGACCATCCGGCTGATGGCCGGGCACGAGCTGGTCACCGAGGGCTTCAAGCCGGGTCAGGTCGGCTCCTCCGCGATGCCGCACAAGATGAACACCCGCTCCTGCGAGCGTGTCAACGGTCTGATGGTGATCCTCCGCGGCTACGCCTCGATGACCGGTGAGCTGGCGGGCGACCAGTGGAACGAGGGCGATGTGTCCTGCTCCGTGGTCCGCCGGGTGGCCCTCCCGGACGCCTTCTTCGCGTTCGACGGTCTGCTGGAAACCTTCCTCACGGTGCTCGACGAGTTCGGGGCGTTCCCCGCAGTCGTGGCCCGCGAACTGGACCGGTATCTGCCGTTCCTCGCCACGACCAAGGTGCTGATGGGTGCCGTCCGCGCCGGCGTCGGCCGCGAGGTCGCCCACGAGGCGATCAAGGAGAACGCGGTCGCCTCGGCCCTGGCCATGCGCGAGCAGGGCACGGAGCGAAACCAGCTGCTGGACAAGCTGGCTGCCGACGACCGCATCCCGCTGGACCGCGCCCAGCTCGACGCCCTGATGGCCGACAAGCTCTCCTTCACGGGAGCGGCGGCCGACCAGGTCACCGCGCTCGTCGCCAGGATCGAGGAGATCACCAAGCAGCACCCGGAGGCCGCCGGATACACGCCGGGCTCCATCCTCTGA